From the Bradyrhizobium ontarionense genome, the window TCTTGGATCCCAAAAGGCTTGGATCCCAAAAGGCTTGGATCCTAGAAGGCTTGGATCCCAAGAGGTTGGTGCCGATCGGGCAGGGGTGTTGCAAGCAGGGGTCTTGCAAGCAGGTGTCTTGCAGGGGGGCATCGAGATCGTCGGGCGCCGAGCCCTCAGATCAAGGGCGCAGGTAGAGATAGCCCTTCGACTGCAACTCGGCGATCCGGACCACGCCGCCTCGGTCGGCTACGACGAAACCGGGCAGCAGATCGTTCAGAGTGAGGTTCTGCGCCTTCATCGTGTTGCCGCAGGCAGCCAGCTGCAAACCTGCCCTGGAGAAATGTCCGACGCGGGTCTTGACGTCCTGGGCTGCGCCCGCGGCAAAGGCGCGCAATGCCGGGCCATGGACGACGAGCGCGATCGTGACCTGATCCGGGCCGCCGACACCGTCGTAATGGTTCTGAATGTTGCCGAGAACGAAGCCGACCTTGTCGATCTCATTCAAATGATAGACGACCTTGAGCCTATCGTTAGATTGGCTTCTCTCCGCGGATCGTGCGCGCGAGCTTGCGAACACTGCGCCGAGAGCGGAGAGGGCTCCGCCCAGCAAATTGCGCCGATGCATGGTCCTGCTCCTTGCAAACCTGAAACGCCGCCACATGTGTTTGGGAGTATGCCATCATTTGTGCCGGATGCCCGCGAGTTCCTTGCGGTCGGTCATGAGTCCCGCGCAGTCCGCGGTGTCGGTGCGGTCGAGCCGGAAGATCTTGTCGTCGCTCCCTGCGATCAGCGCGTCCGCGGCGTCATCGTCGGGCTTGTTGCCGCGTTGCCAGACCGTGATGCGTGTCAGACGCACGATCGCGGACGTATCGTCCTTCGACATCGCGATCTCGATGCCGCCGCCCTCGCAGTCGACCGGGCAGCCGTAGCGGATCTCGTGTCCGCCATCCTCGGCGCGAATGTGGTCGCACGATCCGCTGGAGTCGAAATCGCCGGCGCGGTCGCGGTAATTGACGCCGAGGCGAAACGAATAACCCATGATGCTTTCGCCTTGCGGAATCTCCGCCGTGACCAGAAGCTGCATCGCACGGACCTTCTGCTTGGGATGCTGCGCCAGATGATCGGGCGTGTAGCGACGCGTGAAGCAGGCGTAGGCTCTTTGTCCGGGCGCCTTCGTGAAGACCCGCGCGTCGTACGCTCTCGCTTTCGCCGGACCGATGATGTCGTCCGCGCGCGCGCCGGTGCTGACACCGGCAAGTGCGACGCCGGTCAGGATGAACTGAAGAAGTCGCGCCATGATGTTTGTCCGCTGCCTGTGGCCCGCGCGCATCACGTCGCGCGACCGGTGAAACATTCCAGGCTTTGGTCGCTGCGGAGAAGATGCGCGTTCACTTGCGGTTCACTCGGGGGAGAGACACTGTTTTCGACGCCCCGTCAGGCGGAGTTCACGTGGCTTCACAAGGCCTTGTGCGGCGCAGGGAGACTACGGTGCCGGGGTATTGCGGATGTTGCGAAGCAGAGACAATGAGGTACAAATGGAGGGAGTCGGCCTGTTTTTGCCGAACTATTGAGCGAAGTGCATCTTGATAGGGCATAGGCTGCATGCACTTTGCGTTGCGGAAAAGGACGAAGAGGGTGCCCAATAGGGGCTAGCGCGCTTCATTCTGAGTCGGTTCGAGACCAGTAGGAACGTACTTGGATCTCGACCCGTTGCAGCAGTGCGGCGGAACCTACGTGGAGAGGGATCATGTACAACGATTCGTTGTTCAACGCGTTCGCTAGGTCGTTCGAGGCGCGAAGCCAGACCGACATGTCGATGCAGGAATATCTGGAATCGTGTCGAACCGACCCGATGCGATACGCGAACGCCGCTGAACGACTACTAGCAGCGATCGGTGAGCCTCAGATGATAGACACGGCCAAGGACCCACGCCTTGGCCGTATTTTTTTGAACCGCACCGTTCGCCTGTATCCGGCCTTCGCCGGGTTCTACGGCATGGAAGACACGATCGAACGCATCGTCGGCTTCTTTCGGCACGCGGCCCAAGGTCTCGAAGAGCGCAAGCAGATCCTCTATCTGCTCGGGCCGGTCGGTGGCGGCAAGTCGTCGCTCGCCGAACGCCTCAAGCAATTGATGGAAGTTCATCCGATCTACGTGCTCAAGGCCGGCGATGAACTGAGCCCGGTGTTCGAATCGCCGCTCGGGCTGTTCGATCCTGATACACTCGGGCCGATGCTGGAGGAGAAATACGGCGTTCCGCGCCGCCGCCTCACCGGGCTGATGAGCCCCTGGTGCTACAAGCGGCTGGAAGCGTTCGGCGGCGACATCTCGCAGTTCC encodes:
- a CDS encoding DsrE family protein, giving the protein MHRRNLLGGALSALGAVFASSRARSAERSQSNDRLKVVYHLNEIDKVGFVLGNIQNHYDGVGGPDQVTIALVVHGPALRAFAAGAAQDVKTRVGHFSRAGLQLAACGNTMKAQNLTLNDLLPGFVVADRGGVVRIAELQSKGYLYLRP